CGGGCAACCACTCCGCTGATTCTCTCTCAGGCGCTCTCCAACCTGACGTCCCTGGACCCGATCAAAGGCAATGACGGCTCGATCAACCAGCTTAATACGAATATGTATGTACGCCTGGTCAATCTGACCGATGATGACAAAATCACTTCCGACGCTTCGCTGTCCCGCAACTATAGTATTGCAGACGGCAATCAGGACTACTATTTCATCCTGCGCGACGACATCAACTTCGCCAAGATCGACAACAAAAAAGCTGTAGATACCGGTGAGCGTGTAGGCGGAGACGATGTCGTGTTCTCCCTGGACCGTGCCAAGAACAAGGATTCTGTGCCGGATCACCGCACCTACAGCTTGCATGAGCATATCAACACGGTAGAGGTATTCACGGACCTGGACGCCCTTGGCTCGATCAAGCAGGCAGGCGGCAAAGGGACCGTTAAAGAAGCGCTGGAGCAAGGCCTGGAAGCGCCGATCTCCGGGCTTGTGAGCGACAAGAAGCAGGCTGACAACAAGCAGGGGAAATATCAGGTTATCAAGCTGACGACGACAGAGCCTTTTCCGCAGGTGCTGAACTATCTGGCGCATCAATCTGCCGGTATTGTCTCCAAGAAGCAGGTAGAGAGCATCAACACGTATGATGTAGCCAAGTTCGATGTGAACAAGGATATCCCTTACGGTGACCAGAATACGGTAACGGAAGGCGCCAAATACGACAACAAGCTGTATGCCAGCGGTCCTTACATCCTGTCCTATAAGAATGACTATGAAGGAGTTTTCCTTAAGAATCCTGCTTATCAAAAAGGTACCGACAACGAAGCGCTGATCAACCAGGTTAACGTGCGCTTTATTGCCGACGCTGATAGCACTCTGTCTGCCCTACGCAGCGGTGAAATCTATGTCTACTATGGCGTGCCTGAGACGAAATACGATGTGGTAGAAGGCGACAGCAAGCTCCAGCTGAAGAGCATTCCGAGCAACGCGATGAGCTACCTGCTGTTCAACACCAAGAACCGCGATGTAGCAAACAGCACAGATCTCCGCAAGGCTGTACTCTACTCCATCAATCAGGATGAGATTCTGGCCTTCTATAAGGGGAAAAAGATCAAAGCCGTCTCCACGCTCAGCCCGCTGATGGATACCGGAAATGAGCTGAAGGCCGATCCGGCCAAGGTGAAGGAATTCCTGGCTGCCTATCAGGCAGGCAAGTAATAGATTGGGAGCTGTCTGCATAAGGCTTAGCTGAATGCATCATCAGGAAGAACCGGGCAGGGATTGTCCGGTTCTTTCTTGTGTCTGCAGACAGAGATTAGCTGAACAGTGTTTTTTGGCGTACACTAAGCTTAATAGAGTCATTACTGAACTGAACTGCGGGGTGAGAAGGATGGAGAAGCTGCTGGAGCAGATCACGGGCGAGCTGCTGGGACAGGTTAGTATCGAGAGCGTGAATCCGCTGGAGCCGGTGAAGGTAGGCGGTGTGCCCAAGCCCTGGAAGCTACTCGGAACCGGAAATTATGCGGCTGTCTTCTGCCGTCAGGGGGCTGAGGAATACGCAGTGAAGATCTACGCGCCGGGCAGGCCGGGCATTGAGGAAGAAACAGAGGTGTACCGCCTCCTCGGGCAGCATCCGGCCTTCTCGGAATGCTATTATGCCGGAGCGGATTTTCTGGTCCTCAAAAGGCTGGGAGGAGTCACCTTCTACGATTCTATGCAACGCGGCATTCTCATTACCGGACAAGCTATTGAAGACATTGACAACGCGCTTCAGTATGCGAGGTCACGGGGACTGCGCCCGCATGATATCCACGCCAAGAATGTGATGCTCCGGGACGGCCGGGGACTAATTGTAGATGTCTCGGATTTCCTGAAGGATGATGACTGCAGCATGTGGGAGGATTATAAGCAGCTCTATTACCGTTTGTACCAGCCGGTTGCTTCCCGCCGGGTATTTCCGGTTCCCCGTCTGATTCTGGAGGCGGTCCGCAGAGGCTACCGGTTCTGGCGGCGGCGGAAGCAGGGGCGGAGCGGGTTCACTCTTTTTCGAAAATGATAGATGTTTCTATAGCGGTGCTTGCAGCCTGCAGACTTGAGCAGATCAACGGCTTCAGCCCTTCGGAATGCGGCGGTAGCTGGAAGGAGAGAAGCCGGAGATTCTCTTGAACAGCCGGGAAAAGTAATAGGGGTCGTTGATCCCTACGGCAGCGCCGACCTCCTTAATGCTGAGTTCGGTAAGATCGAGCAGATGGCCGGCCCGCTGGATTTTGAGCCGCAGGAAATACTCGACCGGGGAGACCCCGGTCTCGGCGTTGAAGATATAGATCAGATGCTGCTTCGACACGCCGACATGCTTAGCCAGTTCAGGCAGGGTAAGTGTGGCGTCCAGCCGTCCGTTCATATATTGAATGGCCTGTTCCAGATACGTCCTGCGTTTCTTCTCCTGCGCGGATTGGCTTGCCGTTATGCCAATGCCGGAGAGCAGCTGTCTGCCCGTCTGGGCGATGTGCACATGGGTAGCCAGGGCGTAGGTCTGCTCAGCGAGCAGCTCATAGACCGGGACGAACCAGTCGATGAGCCGGGCCTTGCCGCTCGGGGATAAACTCAAGGGAGCCCCCGACAATCCGAACAGCTCCACCAGCCTATCCGCGTGGCTCCCTTGGAAATGAAACCAGTAAATGCTCCATGGGTTCCCAAGTATGGCCCCGTACCGGTGCGGGGTGCCCGGCGGAATAATCACCATATCCCCCGGCTGCATGGTCATCTGCTCCCCGTGGTTCAGCTCCACCCAACCCTCCCCCGCTTCACAAAAGATAAAGATATGGGACGCGCTGCCTTCCCCGCGTTCTCTGTAATGGTACTGGGCATTGGGGAAGTACCCAATGTCCGTAATGAACAAGGAGGCAGTCAGCTCCTCCTGCTCCAGTTCCTTCATCCAATATTCCGGCAGCACATACAGCTTCTCCTCGATAAACCCTTCCGGCTTGCGGATTTGACCATGATTCACGCTGGTTCCCTCCCTAACGGACAGTATGTTAACAAGTTTGCACAGAATAAGAATATAATCCATCACTTCCCGCATTTCGTCAATTGGAACCTTCCCGGCCAGAGGCTAGAGTAGAACTATCAAGTCAAGGGAGGCAGTGAAGGCATGAAGCATGCAGGTAGCGGTAAGATGCCGGAGGCAGCCGGGGACAACGCGGGCAAAGCGGACCACGTGGACAATACGGACGGAGCAGACCGGGTGCAGGTAAGGGAGACCCGTGTGATTATACCAACCTATGAGGCGGGCGCCGCTGATCCGAGTCCTATGTTTCTGGAGAAAAGAGTCTATCAGGGAAGCTCGGGGCGTGTATACCCGCATCCCGTGATTGAGAGCATCTCGGATGTGAAGCAGGATAGATCGTACAAGCTGATTATTTTGGAGAATGAATATCTGCGCATAGAGATCATGCCGGAGCTTGGAGGGCGGATCTACCGGGCGCTCGACAAGACGAATAACTATGATTTTGTCTATTATAACCGCGTAATCAAGCCTGCTCTGGTCGGCCTTGCGGGTCCTTGGATCTCCGGGGGCATTGAGTTCAACTGGCCGCAGCATCACCGCCCGAATACGTTCGGACCCGTTGAATATAAGCTTGAGGCTGCTGAGGATGGAAGCGCTATCGTATGGGTGAGCGAGATTGACCGGATGTACGGGACGAAGGTTACGGCTGCATTCAGGCTCTATCCGGGCACCGCCTATCTGGAGGTCCATGCCCAGTGTTATAACCGGACGCCGCAGGCGCAGACTTTCCTTTGGTGGGCCAACCCGGCGGTCGCGGTTAATGAGCAGACGCAGTCTGTTTTTCCACCTGATGTCACAGCCGTCTTCGATCATGGAAAAAGGGATGTATCGCGCTTCCCAATGGCTACCGGCACCTATTACAAGCAGGATTATTCGGAAGGCGTGGACATCTCCCGCTATAAGAATATTCCGGTTCCGACCTCCTATATGGCCTATAAGTCGGATTATAATTTTGTCGGCGGATATGATCACGGCGTCCAGGCGGGGCTGCTGCATGTGGCTAATCATCATATCTCACCGGGGAAGAAGCAATGGACCTGGGGGAACGGGGAGTTCGGGCAGGCCTGGGACCGCCAGCTGACCGATGAAGACGGGCCTTATATTGAACTCATGACGGGCGTATATACCGATAATCAGCCTGACTTCACCTGGTTGCAGCCGTATGAGGAGAAGAGCTTCACCCAGTATTTCATGCCGTATAAGGGCATCGGTCTGGTGAAAAATGCCTCGGTAGACGCTGCGGTCAATTTGGAGGTTGATGCGGAACTGGCTCAGGCGGTGGTAAAGGTATACGTGACCTCACGGCTTGAACAGGCCGTTATCCGGTTAAGCGGAGCCGCTGGCGAGTATCTGCGGGAGACTGCAGATCTGTCTCCGGCAGAGGCTATAGAGCGTAAGGTCATGCTGGACCATGGAGAGCAGGAGCATGACCTCAAGCTGACGGTCCATAGTGCCGAGGGCAGGCTGCTGGTCGCCTATCAGCCGAAGCGGCCGGAGATCGGGCGTATCCCTGAGGCGGCGAAGCCGCTGGCACCGCCCGAAGAGCTGCGTTCAGCAGAGGAGCTATATCTGGCCGGCCTGCATCTGGAGCAGTATCGGCATGCCACCTTTGAGCCGGAGGCCTATTATCTGGAAGGGCTTAAGCGGGACAGCGGGGATATCCGGCTGAATGTAGCGTATGGAACACTGCTGCTCCGCCGCGGGCAATATGCGCAGAGTGAACCCTTGTTCCGCCGCGCCATTGAACGTCTGACCTCGCGTAACCCTAACCCTTATGACAGCGAAGCCTATTATCAGCTGGGGGTAGCCCTGCGCGGCCTAAACCGCCTGGATGAGGCTTTTGCCGCGTATTACAAAGCGGTATGGTCGGCAGCCTGGCAGGATGCGGGGTATTTCTCGCTCGCTCAGATTGCCTGCCAGCAGGGCCGGTATGCCGAGGCGCTGGAGCTGGCGGAGCGTTCGCTGATCCGCAATGCGCGTAATTATAAGGCGAGGAACCTCAAGTCTGCTCTCCTGCGCAGACTTGGTCGGCCGCAGCAGGCGAGAGGATTCGCCAGCGAGACTATGCAGCTTGATCCTGCTGATATTGGCGCATATAACGAACTAGCTCTGGCTCTTGCAGCACTGGAGGACCCTGCTGCGGCAGAAGAGGCGCTGAGCGAATTGGAACGGCTTATGCGTGGTGACGCACACAATTACCTTAATCTTATGGCAGATTATATGGGCTGCGGACTGTACACGGAAGCTCTTGCTGTAGGGGAGAGGGCGGCCCAGCGGGGCAGCTCCGAACCCGAATCTGAACTCGAACTAGAAGTCGAATCCGTCTATCCTATGCTGTATTATGCCCTTGGCGAATGTTATGAGCGCACGGGACAAGTTGAGCAGGCACGGGAGGCCCGCCGCAAGGGGCAAGCGGCCCGCCCGCTGCACTGCTTTCCGAACACCCTGTCCGAGCTTGAATGGCTGTTAAGCGCCGTCCGGGCGAATCCCCGGGATGATAAGGCCCATTACTATCTCGGCAATCTCTATTACGACAAGAAGCGGCCGGAGGAAGCGGCGGCGAGCTGGGAACGTTCGCGTGAACTGAGAGGGGATTTCGCCATCGTTCACCGCAATCTGGCCCTGGCCTATTATAACAAGCAGAACAAGCCTGAGGCGGCGCTCGCTTCACTGGAGCAGGCTTTCGCCTGTGCGCCGCAGGATGCGCGGATTCTGTATGAGCTGGATCAGCTGCGCAAGAAGCTCGCATGGTCTGCGGGGGAACGGCTGGATCATCTTGAAGCCCAGCGCAGCCTGGTGGAGCAGCGGGATGATCTGTATCTCGAATATGTTACGCTGCTTAACCAGCTTGAACGCTATAACGAAGCGGTTAGGGCATTAAGCTCGCGTAACTTCCATCCCTGGGAGGGCGGAGAGGGGAAGGTGACCGGGCAATACCAATTCGCCCACAGCGGACTTGGCAGACAGGCCCTGGAGAACGGGCAGTATGAAGCCGCGCTTGAGCATTTCCGGCTGGCCCTGGCCTATCCGCATAATCTGGGCGAAGGGAAGCTGGAAGGGGCGCAGGAGAATAATATCCATTATGCTCTTGGCCGGGTATACGAAGGACTTCAGCAGGAAGAAGAGGCTGTCCACTGCTACAGGGCGGCGTCACAAGGTCTGGCGGAGCCGGCAAGTGCGGTGTTCTACAATGACCAGCCGCCGGAGATGATTTTCTACCAGGGGCTGGCCTGGCTGAAGCTCCAGCAGCCGAAGGAGGCGAAGCGCCGCTTCAATCTACTGATCGATTATGCCGAGCGTCATCTCTTCGACGGTATCAAGCTGGACTATTTCGCCGTATCGCTGCCGGATTTCCTGGTGTTTGAGGATGATCTCAACCGGCGCAATGTCATTCATTGCCGCTATATGCGGGGACTCGGGCTTCTCGGGCTGGGCCGGTATGAAGCAGCGGTAGCGGAGTTTGATTCAGCTCTTGCCCTGGACCCTAATCATCAGGGAGCCGGAGTTCACAGACGGATGGCCGGAAGTGTCCTGAACCGATAAAATAACCTAATTCTAAGGAGTGAAAAGAATGGATGCATTGCTGAGCAGGCTGCCGCGTAAGCTTACCCTTACCATGTGGGATTTCTCCTGGTACACGATGACCTTGCCGGGCGAGCCTTATCATGATCTGGCGGCAAGATGCAAGGAAGCGGCGGACAGAGGGTACAACACCATCCGGATCTGTGCCATGCCGTTCCTGTTATTCACAGCGGAGGGCAAACGACCCGGACCGCTGCACTTCGGCAGTCTGGGGGAAGTGGGCCAGCGTACCCGCTGGTACAACTGCCGCGGCGGTGCCGAGCTGGACGGACATGCGCATCTGCTGGAGCTGTTCAGACAGGCCAAGGCGCACGGACTCTATATTATGCTGTCTTCCTGGGAATATCAGCAGAGCCCCAGCTTCCTGGCTTATCCCGCGCTGCGAGATGAGCTGGCTGCAATTGCTCCCGCAGAGCGGTTCATGACCCTGGCCCGTTCAATGGATCAGCTCCTCAGGTATA
This genomic interval from Paenibacillus sp. FSL H8-0332 contains the following:
- a CDS encoding serine/threonine protein kinase, whose protein sequence is MEKLLEQITGELLGQVSIESVNPLEPVKVGGVPKPWKLLGTGNYAAVFCRQGAEEYAVKIYAPGRPGIEEETEVYRLLGQHPAFSECYYAGADFLVLKRLGGVTFYDSMQRGILITGQAIEDIDNALQYARSRGLRPHDIHAKNVMLRDGRGLIVDVSDFLKDDDCSMWEDYKQLYYRLYQPVASRRVFPVPRLILEAVRRGYRFWRRRKQGRSGFTLFRK
- a CDS encoding DUF5107 domain-containing protein, giving the protein MKHAGSGKMPEAAGDNAGKADHVDNTDGADRVQVRETRVIIPTYEAGAADPSPMFLEKRVYQGSSGRVYPHPVIESISDVKQDRSYKLIILENEYLRIEIMPELGGRIYRALDKTNNYDFVYYNRVIKPALVGLAGPWISGGIEFNWPQHHRPNTFGPVEYKLEAAEDGSAIVWVSEIDRMYGTKVTAAFRLYPGTAYLEVHAQCYNRTPQAQTFLWWANPAVAVNEQTQSVFPPDVTAVFDHGKRDVSRFPMATGTYYKQDYSEGVDISRYKNIPVPTSYMAYKSDYNFVGGYDHGVQAGLLHVANHHISPGKKQWTWGNGEFGQAWDRQLTDEDGPYIELMTGVYTDNQPDFTWLQPYEEKSFTQYFMPYKGIGLVKNASVDAAVNLEVDAELAQAVVKVYVTSRLEQAVIRLSGAAGEYLRETADLSPAEAIERKVMLDHGEQEHDLKLTVHSAEGRLLVAYQPKRPEIGRIPEAAKPLAPPEELRSAEELYLAGLHLEQYRHATFEPEAYYLEGLKRDSGDIRLNVAYGTLLLRRGQYAQSEPLFRRAIERLTSRNPNPYDSEAYYQLGVALRGLNRLDEAFAAYYKAVWSAAWQDAGYFSLAQIACQQGRYAEALELAERSLIRNARNYKARNLKSALLRRLGRPQQARGFASETMQLDPADIGAYNELALALAALEDPAAAEEALSELERLMRGDAHNYLNLMADYMGCGLYTEALAVGERAAQRGSSEPESELELEVESVYPMLYYALGECYERTGQVEQAREARRKGQAARPLHCFPNTLSELEWLLSAVRANPRDDKAHYYLGNLYYDKKRPEEAAASWERSRELRGDFAIVHRNLALAYYNKQNKPEAALASLEQAFACAPQDARILYELDQLRKKLAWSAGERLDHLEAQRSLVEQRDDLYLEYVTLLNQLERYNEAVRALSSRNFHPWEGGEGKVTGQYQFAHSGLGRQALENGQYEAALEHFRLALAYPHNLGEGKLEGAQENNIHYALGRVYEGLQQEEEAVHCYRAASQGLAEPASAVFYNDQPPEMIFYQGLAWLKLQQPKEAKRRFNLLIDYAERHLFDGIKLDYFAVSLPDFLVFEDDLNRRNVIHCRYMRGLGLLGLGRYEAAVAEFDSALALDPNHQGAGVHRRMAGSVLNR
- a CDS encoding ABC transporter substrate-binding protein, translating into MKTKSTLALLLTLILVLSGCSVATKSNTAGQTAEPATSEAPASAPAGDSTPVNIEVLGMSSNESDMNIVRDQLTKNGFNVKLNVQPDYASFKAQEDAGNYDVSLSGWTTVTGNPDYAVRSLFTTGGDYSIQSDAELDALINKAAAQTPEEYLQTYKDFEQRLVFDEARIAPLYVSMKSQAVNKEVLKADSVRLSKSRALAWEDIDFVDTAKRATTPLILSQALSNLTSLDPIKGNDGSINQLNTNMYVRLVNLTDDDKITSDASLSRNYSIADGNQDYYFILRDDINFAKIDNKKAVDTGERVGGDDVVFSLDRAKNKDSVPDHRTYSLHEHINTVEVFTDLDALGSIKQAGGKGTVKEALEQGLEAPISGLVSDKKQADNKQGKYQVIKLTTTEPFPQVLNYLAHQSAGIVSKKQVESINTYDVAKFDVNKDIPYGDQNTVTEGAKYDNKLYASGPYILSYKNDYEGVFLKNPAYQKGTDNEALINQVNVRFIADADSTLSALRSGEIYVYYGVPETKYDVVEGDSKLQLKSIPSNAMSYLLFNTKNRDVANSTDLRKAVLYSINQDEILAFYKGKKIKAVSTLSPLMDTGNELKADPAKVKEFLAAYQAGK
- a CDS encoding helix-turn-helix domain-containing protein — protein: MNHGQIRKPEGFIEEKLYVLPEYWMKELEQEELTASLFITDIGYFPNAQYHYRERGEGSASHIFIFCEAGEGWVELNHGEQMTMQPGDMVIIPPGTPHRYGAILGNPWSIYWFHFQGSHADRLVELFGLSGAPLSLSPSGKARLIDWFVPVYELLAEQTYALATHVHIAQTGRQLLSGIGITASQSAQEKKRRTYLEQAIQYMNGRLDATLTLPELAKHVGVSKQHLIYIFNAETGVSPVEYFLRLKIQRAGHLLDLTELSIKEVGAAVGINDPYYFSRLFKRISGFSPSSYRRIPKG